The following coding sequences are from one Pigmentibacter sp. JX0631 window:
- a CDS encoding Mur ligase family protein, which translates to MNLNVKHIAIIHPAGKNRISNEKRNERIEKIKNLGFLVTEILPQQNSLDGVTAGPVLERACLLSYALTMRKFDILFAARGGMGCTELIPYLENLLPPVISDKILVGFSDISFLGVYLGLRFPNFKYIHGQNSFSPNLLSGPMLDQKALFELLNHKPTAYNFPVDVISSKNIDISNEISGKCIPLNLSLAESVAAIQYLNLPEDNILFLEECNEHLYRILRKFDSLINSEFLAKTKAIVIGNFSDCFDPSDRPLSRELLLNILAKKTNLPVIDFPLFGHEEFRFPLLMKSEIIIKKIKNKFTIKFTNEIKDKLMIATNFPANLFTKNNDLLKKDIKIHLTGIGGTGMAQVAGLFKAANYKVTGSDTPIYPPMDKVIADLGIKPDVGFLAENIQKNNPDAVILANVVSRLSASLKKNEELEELLQQTIPLLSFPSALRKYFLAESTNIIISGTHGKTTTSSLVTHLLTQIGKKPSFLIGGRPANFDAGFSFQSKDLFVLEGDEYDSAFFDKGPKFLHYEPKICLINNIEFDHADIYANVEAIEAEFLRLAKLTKERNGIVIANFDDIRAKKVALESGAFVIGFSAHKQEKNSYCWQLKSYKTLSNGIEVECKQPNGKLLKFKSSIFGQHNALNSIAAVAILAAHQIIEDEKKTGKKRSLKYEENKTYLAKITKAMTSFKGVKRRFELLREKNNITVFDDFAHHPTAIVTTLEAFRSYMKSVGKKGRLIACFDPRNATMRRRVLQDQLAKSFFHADEILLGKVPQDLRMNKEEVLDGPAVALACGENAKYFDDNEKLLVSLKQQVRPGDTIVFMSSGSFDGIPARFAKEL; encoded by the coding sequence ATGAATTTAAACGTTAAACATATTGCTATAATTCATCCAGCAGGAAAAAATAGAATTTCAAATGAAAAAAGAAATGAACGGATTGAAAAAATAAAAAATTTAGGATTTTTGGTAACAGAAATACTGCCACAACAAAACTCGTTAGACGGTGTAACTGCGGGACCTGTATTAGAGAGAGCTTGTTTATTAAGTTATGCTTTAACAATGCGGAAGTTTGATATTTTGTTCGCGGCCAGAGGTGGTATGGGTTGTACTGAACTTATTCCTTATTTAGAAAATCTTCTTCCGCCAGTCATTTCGGACAAAATATTAGTAGGTTTTTCAGATATTTCTTTTTTAGGTGTTTATTTAGGACTTAGATTCCCTAACTTTAAATATATTCATGGGCAAAATAGTTTTAGTCCAAATTTATTGTCGGGGCCAATGCTCGATCAAAAAGCCCTTTTTGAATTATTAAATCATAAACCAACAGCTTATAATTTTCCTGTTGATGTAATTTCGAGTAAAAATATCGATATTAGTAATGAAATTTCTGGAAAATGTATTCCCCTTAATTTAAGTCTAGCTGAGAGTGTTGCTGCTATTCAATATTTAAATTTACCAGAAGATAACATTCTTTTTCTTGAAGAGTGTAATGAACATTTATATAGAATTTTAAGAAAATTTGATTCTTTGATCAATTCAGAATTTCTTGCAAAAACAAAAGCAATAGTAATCGGAAATTTTTCTGATTGTTTTGATCCAAGCGATAGGCCTTTGAGTAGAGAATTATTGTTAAATATTTTGGCAAAAAAAACCAATCTCCCAGTAATAGATTTTCCTTTATTTGGTCATGAAGAATTTCGGTTTCCATTGCTGATGAAAAGTGAAATTATTATTAAGAAAATTAAAAATAAATTTACAATTAAATTTACAAACGAAATTAAAGATAAGCTAATGATAGCAACAAATTTTCCTGCTAATTTATTTACAAAAAATAATGATTTATTGAAAAAAGATATTAAAATTCACTTGACTGGTATTGGTGGGACAGGAATGGCGCAGGTTGCTGGTTTATTTAAAGCAGCAAATTATAAAGTAACAGGAAGTGATACGCCGATTTACCCTCCAATGGATAAGGTAATTGCTGATCTAGGTATAAAACCCGATGTTGGTTTTCTTGCTGAGAATATTCAAAAGAACAATCCTGATGCTGTTATACTTGCGAATGTTGTCAGTAGGCTTAGTGCGAGTTTGAAAAAAAATGAAGAATTAGAAGAGTTATTGCAGCAAACAATACCTTTACTAAGTTTTCCTTCAGCACTCAGGAAATATTTTTTAGCTGAAAGTACTAATATTATTATCAGTGGGACACATGGAAAAACCACAACAAGTAGTTTAGTAACACACTTGTTAACGCAAATTGGAAAAAAGCCATCTTTTTTAATTGGTGGTCGACCTGCAAATTTTGATGCTGGTTTTTCTTTTCAATCGAAAGATTTATTTGTTTTAGAAGGGGATGAATATGATTCAGCCTTTTTTGATAAAGGTCCTAAATTTCTTCATTATGAGCCTAAAATTTGTCTAATTAATAATATTGAATTTGATCATGCTGATATATATGCAAATGTTGAAGCTATTGAAGCCGAGTTTCTAAGGTTAGCTAAGTTAACGAAAGAAAGAAATGGAATTGTTATTGCTAATTTTGATGATATAAGGGCAAAAAAAGTTGCTCTTGAATCGGGAGCATTTGTTATAGGATTTAGCGCTCATAAACAAGAAAAAAATTCTTACTGTTGGCAATTAAAATCTTATAAAACTCTTTCAAATGGGATTGAAGTTGAATGCAAGCAACCAAATGGGAAATTACTTAAATTTAAATCAAGTATTTTTGGTCAGCATAATGCCTTGAATTCTATTGCTGCTGTCGCAATTCTTGCTGCGCATCAAATAATAGAAGATGAAAAGAAAACTGGAAAGAAAAGATCGTTAAAATATGAAGAAAATAAAACATATCTTGCGAAAATAACAAAAGCTATGACTTCCTTTAAAGGTGTAAAAAGAAGATTTGAACTTTTGCGTGAAAAAAATAATATTACCGTTTTTGATGACTTTGCCCATCATCCTACAGCAATCGTAACAACTTTAGAAGCTTTTAGAAGTTATATGAAAAGTGTCGGGAAAAAAGGAAGGTTGATAGCTTGTTTCGATCCAAGAAATGCAACTATGCGTAGGAGAGTTCTTCAAGATCAGCTTGCAAAAAGTTTTTTTCATGCAGACGAAATTTTACTAGGTAAGGTGCCACAAGATTTGCGAATGAACAAAGAAGAAGTACTTGATGGACCTGCAGTTGCATTGGCTTGTGGAGAAAATGCAAAATATTTTGACGACAATGAAAAATTACTTGTAAGTTTAAAACAACAAGTACGTCCTGGTGATACAATTGTATTCATGTCAAGTGGTTCATTTGATGGAATTCCAGCTCGCTTTGCAAAGGAGTTATAA